The genomic window CCGTCGCGTGGCTAAGAACGAAGCCGCGGTAGCCGAGGCGCCGGCGGGGGAGCCGGTTCAGCCCGAAATCACCGGCTTCCGGATCGCGCTGGATAACTTCGAGGGCCCCTTTGACCTGCTCTTGCAGCTCATCCAGTCCAAAAAGATGGAGGTCACCGACCTCGCGCTGTCTGAGGTGACCGACGAATTCGTCGAATACACCCGCGCCCTTGGGGTGGACGCCGACTTAGACGAGACCACGGAATTCCTCGTCGTCGCCGCCACGCTGTTGGATCTCAAGGCCGCGCGCCTGCTCCCGCGTGGGGAGGTCGATGACTTGGAAGACCTAGAGCTCCTCGAATCCCGGGATCTGCTTTTCGCGCGCCTTTTGCAGTACAAGGCCTACAAGCAGGTCGCGGACCAGTTCGCGGAGTGGCAGCGCCACGCGCAGCGGCGCTACCCGCGGGCGGTCAGCATGGAAGAGCGTTTCGCGGATCTGTTGCCCCCGGTTCGGCTCGGCCACAGCCCGGCTAGCTTTGCGGAGCTGGCCGCCGGCGTTTTCCGGCCGAAGCCGCCGGAGGAAGTGGGCATCGGGCACGTGCACCAGGTGGCCGTGTCCGTCCCAGAGCAGGCCGGCAAGATCATGGACACGCTCAAGTTGCTCGGCCAGGCCCGGTGGATGAGTTTTTCGTCCCTCACCCGGGACTGCACGGTATCCATGCAGGTGGTCGGCCGGTTCCTGGCGCTGCTCGAGCTGTATAAGGCCAAGGCCGTCGACACCGAGCAACCGGAGTCACTCGGTCCGCTCTCGGTGAGCTGGACCGGGCTAGACGTAGACCCCGCCGTGGTTGCCGCGGCCAACTGGGACTAGGCGGCAACAACAGCGGGGTATTAGGGGCGGTATTAAGGGCGCTGCTGAATGAACTCGAGCACCTCGGCAGACAGATGGCGGTCAGCGTAGACGCGCACGTCCGGCTCGTCCGGGTTGTCCTCGGTACCGACACGGCGGCCCTCCCACATCTTCTCCAACCCGAATTTCTCGGCGATGCGCGAGGAGGCCGGGTGGTTGGTAGTCACGCGGATGGTGATTGGCGCATCCGGGTTGACCCGGCGGGCGGAGTCGATAGCTTGCTTAGTCAGCTCCGTCGCGATGCCCTGGCCCCAATGCTCCGGCAGGAGGCGGTACTTGATGTCCCAGAAGCCACCGGCGCCGTCGACGTATTCGGCGCCGCCGACGCCCAAGAACTCGCTGGGGCGGTCGCGGAAATAGGCGCTCCACGGGCCGAGCTGGTGCTCGGACCAGGAGTTGCTGGCTACTTCGGTCAGCGCGCGGGTGGTGCGGATGTCCATGTGGCGCGCGTTCGGGCGGTGGGTCCAGATGCGGCTGTCGCCGTAGACCTTGTAGGCTTCTTCCACGTTGGCCGTCGACAGCGGGATTAGGAGCAGGCGGTCAGTTCGTGTGATCGTATCCATGACACCATGTTATGCATGTCACACGAAGTGTCAAGTGTGATTGGGTAAAGGTTAGATACAATTTCGGCCCGCGCACCTGCGGCGCACCATGGGTCTAGACTGTGGCACATGGATTTGCCGATGATTTCCCAGCAGCGCTCGCACCTGGAATCGATCTTGTTGGTGCTGGACGCGCCCGCGCCGGTAGAACAGCTGGCCGCGGCGCTAGGCGAGGAGACTACGGTGGTCAGCGACTTGCTGCGGGAGCTGGCGCAGGAATACGACGCGCGCGGTTCCGGCATTGACGTGCGGGAGACTGCCGAAGGCTGGCGGCTGTACACCCGACCCGCCAACGCCGCGGTGGTGGAGCGCTTTGTACTCGAAGGCGCCCAGTCCAAGCTGTCCCGCGCCGCGCTGGAGACCCTGGCCGTTGTGGCTTACCGCCAGCCGGTTACCCGCGCCCAAGTCGCCGGCGTGCGCGGCGTGAACGTCGACGGCGTGATGCGTACGCTCACCCTACGCGGGCTCATCCGGGAGCTACCGGAGGAGGACTTCGAGGGTTCCGCCCACCGCTACGAGACCACCGAGCTCTTCTTGGAGCTGTTGGGCATCGACTCTCTTTCTCGCCTGCCCGACCTAGCCCCGCTGCTGCCCGACGTCGACGCCATCGACGAAGAGTATTAGGCTCGCGGCCTGTTCGCGGCGTTTAGCGTGGTCTGCGGGCGCTGGGGTAGCATGGCGGGGTACCTAATCAACTGCATATTTCGAAAAGGATGCACCTGTGAATCCACCCGCTCGCCGCGATGGCACACCGGACAAGAAGGAGCGCGTCGACGAGATCATCGTCTCAAACGCGAAACCGGCACGCCACCAGCACGTATCTAAGAAAGACCGCGCCGCGACCGCACAGTCGGTAGCCGAAGAACTGGGGGCCGACTGGCTGTATGCCGACGAAGACTCCGCGGATTCCGCAGCGCCCGCCCAGCAGGGCGAGCGCCTCCAGAAGGTCCTCGCCAAGGCCGGGGTAGCCTCGCGCCGCCACGCGGAGGTCCTTATTGAGAAGGGTCGCGTCGAAGTCAACGGCAAAAAGATTACCCGCCAGGGCGTGCGCGTCAACCCGAACGTGGACATCATCCGCGTGGATGGCACCCGCGTCAACGTCAACGAGGACATGGAATACTTCGTGCTCAACAAGCCGCGCGGGGTACATTCCACCATGGCCGACGAGATGGGCCGTCCCTGCGTGGGCGATCTGATCTCCGAGCGTGTGGCCGCCGGCCAGCGGCTTTTCCACGTCGGCCGCCTCGATGCGGACACCGAGGGCCTGCTCCTGCTCACCAACGACGGAGAGCTGGCTAACCGCCTGATGCACCCCAAGTACGAGGTGCGCAAGACCTACCTCGCCACGGTGCTCGGCGAGGGCGATAAGAAGCTGGTGCGCGCGCTCAAGGAAGGTATCGAACTCGACGACGGGATCGCCAAGGCCGACTTCGTTCAGGTCGTGGACAAAAACCAGGGCTATTCCCTGATCCGCCTCGAGCTGCACGAGGGCCGCAAGCACATCGTGCGCCGCATGCTCAAGGCCGCCGGCTACCCGGTCCAGCGCCTGGTCCGCACCAAGATTCACACGGTGCAGCTGGGCGAGCTCAAGCCGGGCAAGATGCGCGCCCTCAACGATAGCGAACTGACCAGCCTGTACAACGAAGTGGGGATGTAGATGTTAAGCAATATGCCCAACGACGGCCTGCTGCTGGCCGTAGACGGCCCGTCCGGCACCGGCAAGTCCAGCACCTGCCGCGAGCTGGCCAAGCGGCTTGCGGCCAAGTACGTCGACACCGGCGCCATGTACCGCGTGGCGACCCTGGCGGTCCTGCGCGGCGGCGTGGACCCGGCCGATGCCCCCGCGGTCATCGAGGCCACGAAGGATCTCCCGCTGGAGGTCTCCGACGACCCGGACACTACCGCCGTTTTCCTGGGCGGCGAGGACGTCTCCGGCGAGATCCGCGGCGACGAGGTCACCCGCAACGTCTCGGCCGTCTCCGCCATCCCCGAGGTCCGCGACAACCTGGTAGCCCTGCAGCGCAAGCTGGCCCACCAGGCCCACCGGGCAATCGTGGAAGGCCGCGACATCGGCACCGTCGTGCTGGCGGACGCCCCGGCGAAGGCCTACCTGACCGCCAGTGCGCAGGTCCGCGCCCAGCGGCGCCACGACCAAAACCTCGCCGCCGGCCGCGATTCCAACTTCGACGCGGTGCTGGCCGACGTCGAGCGCCGCGACGCCGCGGATTCCTCGCGGGCGACCTCGCCTTTGCGCCCGGCCGACGACGCCGCCGTCATTGATACCTCCGAGCTCACCCTCCCCGAGGTAGTGCAGCGTTTAGTGCAGCTAGTAGAGGAGTCCCGCCATGACTCATAACCCCAACGACAACGAAACCGAGTTTTTCTACCCGCACGGGCAGACCCCGGACGCGCAGCCGGCCGAGGACGGCCTCGAGCGCGATCCCCACGGGGGCTGGGCGGCGGCCGATTTTGACGCCGAGGAGTTCGACTACGAATTCGATGACTCCGAGTTCGGCGACGCTGACTACGGCGAGGACGAGGAACCGGAGACCCCGCTGACGGAAGAAGAGTGGGCCGAGATCGAGGCCTCCTACGGGATGGGCGGACAGCAGTACGACGCGGAGGCCCTGTGCACCGTGGCGATTGTCGGCCGCCCGAACGTGGGCAAGTCCTCCCTGGTCAACCGCTTCTTGGGTCGCCGCGAGGCCGTGGTCGAAGACCACCCGGGCGTGACCCGCGACCGCGTGTCCTATATCGGCGACTGGAACGGCCAGCGCTTCCTCGTCCAGGACACGGGCGGCTGGGATCCCAATGTGAAGGGTATCCACGCGGCCATCGCCCGCCAGGCGGAGGTCGCCATGGAAACCGCCGACGTCATCGTCTTCGTGGTCGACACCAAGGTCGGCATCACGGAGACCGACTCGGTCATGGCGCGGCGCCTGCAGAAGTCGCAGGTCCCGGTCATCCTGGTGGCCAACAAATTCGACTCGGACAACCAGTACGCCGACGTCGCGGAGTTCTACGGCCTGGGGCTGGGCGATCCGTGGCCGGTCTCCGCCCAGCACGGCCGGGGCGGCGCGGACGTCCTCGACGAGGTCCTGCGGCTATTCCCGGAGTCCCCGCGCTCCCACTCGATCACGGCCGGCCCTCGCCGCGTGGCGCTGGTGGGCAAGCCGAACGTCGGCAAGTCCTCGCTGCTGAACAAGTTCACCGGCGAGAACCGCGCGGTCGTCGACAACGTCGCGGGCACCACCGTGGACCCGGTCGACTCCCTAGTCCAGCTGGATCAGCAGCTGTGGCGGTTTATCGATACCGCCGGCCTGCGCAAGAAGGTCAAAAACGCCCAGGGACACGAGTACTACGCCTCCCTGCGTACCCGCGGCATCATCGACGCGGCCGAGGTCTGCGTCATGCTGATCGATGCCTCGGAGGAGATTTCCGAGCAGGACCAGCGCGTGCTCAACATGGTCCTCGAGGCCGGTAAGGCCCTGGTCATCGCCTTCAACAAGTGGGATTTGATGGACGAAGACCGCCGCTACTACCTAGATCGGGAAATCGACCAGCAGCTGGCGCACCTGCCGTGGGTCACCCGCATCAACATCTCCGCGGAGACCGGGCGCGCGCTCCAGAAGCTGGAGCCGGCCATGATCGAGGCTCTGGAAAGCTGGGACCAGCGCGTGACCACCGGCCAGCTGAACAACTGGTTGCGCGAGGCGATCGCGGCCAACCCGCCGCCGATGAAGAACAACCGCCTGCCGCGCGTGCTATTCGCCACCCAAGCCTCGACCCAGCCGCCGACCATCGTGCTATTTACCACCGGCTTCCTGGATGCCGGCTACCGCCGCTACCTGGAGCGGAAGTTCCGCGAGCGATTCGGCTTCCACGGCACCCCGGTCCGGATTGCAGTGCGCGTGCGCGAGCGCCGCAAGAAGCGCTAGGCGCGACGCAGTAGGAAGGCGTCGGTGCGGTAGCGCAGCTGCACCGCGTCCTCGTCGCGCAACCCGGTGTGCTCCCGCAGGTACCAGTTGAGGTTGTGCGTCATCCGCTGGTGGATCTTTTCCCCATTGCGCAGCCAGTAGGCCCGGGTGTGCATGAGCTGGTGTAGCTGCGGCGGAAAGAGCTCCTGAATAAACGTCGTGCGCAGCTCGCGCTCGATGCCCCAGGGCTCGGCCAGGGCCGGTAGAAATCCCGGCTTCTGGACGTCGCCGCTGTGCATAATGCGGGCGAGTCGCAGCAGCCACGGATCGTCGGTGACGTCCAGGGTGTTCCACACCAGCAACACGTGACCGCCGGGCCGGACGATCCGGTCGAATTCCGCGCAGGCCGCCGGCGCGTCCACCCAGTGCCAGGTCTGCGCCGCCGCGACGGCGTCCACGCTTGCCTCCGGCAGGGCAGTGGCCTCGGCCTTGGCGCGCCACGTAGGAACGGCGAGGTGCTTATTGAGCAACCGCGCCATGTCGGCGGAAGGATCGACGGCCCAGACGCGCTCGACGCCGGGGACCGCGGCCAGCTGTTCCGTGAGCTTTCCGGTGCCTGCCCCGATATCGACCACGGTGGCGTGGTCGGCCAGTAGCTTCGCGACCTGTGCCGGATAGGACGGGCGCACGTCGTGGTAGGTGCCGGCGCCGTGCCCGAACGCCCGGGCCGTGGCCGTGCGGTGGGCGGCCCCGCGGAACTCGGGGCCCTCCTTTTCCGAGGGCGGGCGGTAGGACGGGAAATTGCGCGGGTCAGGCTGTGTAGACATCGCTAATAAACTTACCTGTTTCTCATGTTCCCTTATAGGATGGATCCCTATGTCAAGTCTTCCAGCACCCGGCGACAAGCGTTGGCTGCTGAAAACTGTCTTCTCGCAGAAGCAGCGGACGATCCCGGCCGCGGTGCTCATGGCAGTGACCTTCGTGTGCAACGGGCTTACCCCGGTGGTCGTCGGCAAAGCCGTGGACGA from Corynebacterium confusum includes these protein-coding regions:
- a CDS encoding segregation and condensation protein A, translated to MAKNEAAVAEAPAGEPVQPEITGFRIALDNFEGPFDLLLQLIQSKKMEVTDLALSEVTDEFVEYTRALGVDADLDETTEFLVVAATLLDLKAARLLPRGEVDDLEDLELLESRDLLFARLLQYKAYKQVADQFAEWQRHAQRRYPRAVSMEERFADLLPPVRLGHSPASFAELAAGVFRPKPPEEVGIGHVHQVAVSVPEQAGKIMDTLKLLGQARWMSFSSLTRDCTVSMQVVGRFLALLELYKAKAVDTEQPESLGPLSVSWTGLDVDPAVVAAANWD
- a CDS encoding GNAT family N-acetyltransferase, which encodes MDTITRTDRLLLIPLSTANVEEAYKVYGDSRIWTHRPNARHMDIRTTRALTEVASNSWSEHQLGPWSAYFRDRPSEFLGVGGAEYVDGAGGFWDIKYRLLPEHWGQGIATELTKQAIDSARRVNPDAPITIRVTTNHPASSRIAEKFGLEKMWEGRRVGTEDNPDEPDVRVYADRHLSAEVLEFIQQRP
- the scpB gene encoding SMC-Scp complex subunit ScpB; amino-acid sequence: MDLPMISQQRSHLESILLVLDAPAPVEQLAAALGEETTVVSDLLRELAQEYDARGSGIDVRETAEGWRLYTRPANAAVVERFVLEGAQSKLSRAALETLAVVAYRQPVTRAQVAGVRGVNVDGVMRTLTLRGLIRELPEEDFEGSAHRYETTELFLELLGIDSLSRLPDLAPLLPDVDAIDEEY
- a CDS encoding pseudouridine synthase gives rise to the protein MNPPARRDGTPDKKERVDEIIVSNAKPARHQHVSKKDRAATAQSVAEELGADWLYADEDSADSAAPAQQGERLQKVLAKAGVASRRHAEVLIEKGRVEVNGKKITRQGVRVNPNVDIIRVDGTRVNVNEDMEYFVLNKPRGVHSTMADEMGRPCVGDLISERVAAGQRLFHVGRLDADTEGLLLLTNDGELANRLMHPKYEVRKTYLATVLGEGDKKLVRALKEGIELDDGIAKADFVQVVDKNQGYSLIRLELHEGRKHIVRRMLKAAGYPVQRLVRTKIHTVQLGELKPGKMRALNDSELTSLYNEVGM
- the cmk gene encoding (d)CMP kinase, which produces MLSNMPNDGLLLAVDGPSGTGKSSTCRELAKRLAAKYVDTGAMYRVATLAVLRGGVDPADAPAVIEATKDLPLEVSDDPDTTAVFLGGEDVSGEIRGDEVTRNVSAVSAIPEVRDNLVALQRKLAHQAHRAIVEGRDIGTVVLADAPAKAYLTASAQVRAQRRHDQNLAAGRDSNFDAVLADVERRDAADSSRATSPLRPADDAAVIDTSELTLPEVVQRLVQLVEESRHDS
- the der gene encoding ribosome biogenesis GTPase Der, with protein sequence MTHNPNDNETEFFYPHGQTPDAQPAEDGLERDPHGGWAAADFDAEEFDYEFDDSEFGDADYGEDEEPETPLTEEEWAEIEASYGMGGQQYDAEALCTVAIVGRPNVGKSSLVNRFLGRREAVVEDHPGVTRDRVSYIGDWNGQRFLVQDTGGWDPNVKGIHAAIARQAEVAMETADVIVFVVDTKVGITETDSVMARRLQKSQVPVILVANKFDSDNQYADVAEFYGLGLGDPWPVSAQHGRGGADVLDEVLRLFPESPRSHSITAGPRRVALVGKPNVGKSSLLNKFTGENRAVVDNVAGTTVDPVDSLVQLDQQLWRFIDTAGLRKKVKNAQGHEYYASLRTRGIIDAAEVCVMLIDASEEISEQDQRVLNMVLEAGKALVIAFNKWDLMDEDRRYYLDREIDQQLAHLPWVTRINISAETGRALQKLEPAMIEALESWDQRVTTGQLNNWLREAIAANPPPMKNNRLPRVLFATQASTQPPTIVLFTTGFLDAGYRRYLERKFRERFGFHGTPVRIAVRVRERRKKR
- a CDS encoding class I SAM-dependent methyltransferase, translated to MSTQPDPRNFPSYRPPSEKEGPEFRGAAHRTATARAFGHGAGTYHDVRPSYPAQVAKLLADHATVVDIGAGTGKLTEQLAAVPGVERVWAVDPSADMARLLNKHLAVPTWRAKAEATALPEASVDAVAAAQTWHWVDAPAACAEFDRIVRPGGHVLLVWNTLDVTDDPWLLRLARIMHSGDVQKPGFLPALAEPWGIERELRTTFIQELFPPQLHQLMHTRAYWLRNGEKIHQRMTHNLNWYLREHTGLRDEDAVQLRYRTDAFLLRRA